In Penicillium oxalicum strain HP7-1 chromosome I, whole genome shotgun sequence, a single window of DNA contains:
- a CDS encoding Chitin synthase 6, translating to MSNRYSVYSTQSGLAGPRPASQFPAQVSTTTLLNALHSFYTAGQPYQLDSGTSLVVNTWVTAATTLPDGRNAATIDRDLAVRAWEHARRRAEDGCIVLGSLHQSTPSLLEPFMTALPVSTPQIAFASLAALRPFLSAVTAFNPSYSLYSAFSASYTLTLQGTVVGLSLALSTSGINVRKGLLQIPAEAGYRAFDVFYYLLTSASTPAEREFLDLKDLSQYTILNRSGTYEPPSYLPTADDAAAAEDLRANLKAIGIKGAALRGLMSVLAGLLKLGNAAGLMVDQEELEEVCEDVGGLLGLDPEVLLQKCSTDEREVMIVGVYEALVDWVIGKANEAIASEIQNALDNDSSTGGAGITHHSNEDTVALTIVDIPRPTLGKAIAMRGVFDDSLGLNAEMKEDGIALPAVGQSVISEMNSAVAQVEPDLGIMTGAAGRDREREMDVRQGVLEKVGLEAETDSFLRQLLFPVETEGVSLNKRGRFDLATTLGSSRVWYHLSIHPTDDLPDQLTSNTTAWSAGAVSRQLRDWRLPEWANRRLKQLDFTADFDVEEFVARYSRLGCTEGQDGVESWILERGWSNGDAFVGQQRIWVREGAWWEAESMLDLKPDPMTSNPFEYGAAMYEPGYTPDVNPAPENAMLLGGDMIMHNPGSVITPSVMAGAKSIAPTGITQTGGGDYGLGHKGDDNKGDIAYYDDYGRYIGDLDPEFGDPKHIEKKTISVGRRVWAGLVWALTFWIPSFVLRYVGRMKRPDVRFAWREKVVLVAMILLFNAIVCFYIIAFGDLLCPNKNKVWNDQEVGSHTQDNNFFVSIHGRVYDISNFWKIQHSDTNTETTTSNMKPFAGLNLDAYFPPPLTEYCNNFVNAENNNQYIQLTYNDSNAIVDSTANHACGPRVATDPTSKLADISWYGDTFLPKIAEYYKGELVWTKGTMNKQANEDARYWVSVNEKIYDLTDYFHTVKTMNKLATYDFLPSAVTDLFKNYPGQDVTDKWLDTADFRKAQRCLDFVFYKGKVDFRDSPKCTVNNWILLSFAILICAVILVKFLAALQLGSKRRPAPQDKFVICLVPAYTEGEDSLRQGLDSLTALQYDNKRKLIFVICDGMIVGGGNDRPTPKIVLDILGVDPKIDPPALPFLSIGQGSEQLNYAKVYSGLYEYEGNVVPYIVVVKVGKESEQRKSKPGNRGKRDSQVLLMRFLNRVHHRAPMSPMELEIFHQINNIIGVDPELYEYCLMVDADTSVKEDSLNRLVAACAADAKIAGICGETSLQNEERSWWTMIQVYEYYISHHLAKAFESLFGSVTCLPGCFSMYRLRTADKGRPLIIADKLIEEYADIDVDTLHKKNLLSLGEDRFLTTLMTKHFPTMRYKFIPDAFASTAAPETWSVLMSQRRRWINSTIHNLVELAALKDLCGFCCFSMRFVVLVDLLGTIILPATCVYLGYLVYRVASGTGPFPVISIVMLAGVYGLQAIIFIVKRQWQHIGWMLIYLVAFPIYSFVLPLYSFWRQDDFTWGNTRVVIGEQGDKRVIAVEDEGFDPRSIPLQRWDDYALANNLPGRRGEVGLNQEKAYYSGRYMDEQAMEMDDMHSQYSSVKPASTILTGFPGQGRHAGPYMPPQSPAPFAGANVAGNRNSQMTSMSRLTDYPQASSHSATASRHMSVGNLSAYQDNPALSSRHSLGLMQSSENLLAASRSRSPLSQFPSRPASTAFDFRAGSGPDEIAITEAIRHCLSEVDLDTVTKKQVRVLVEQRLQTSLSGEKRAFVDRQIDHELANM from the exons ATGTCGAATCGCTACTCGGTCTACTCGACCCAGTCTGGGCTCGCAGGCCCTCGTCCAGCGTCCCAGTTTCCCGCCCAAGTCTCAACCACCACATTACTCAATGCCCTTCACTCATTCTACACAGCTGGCCAGCCTTATCAGTTAGACTCCGGTACTAGCTTGGTTGTAAACACCTGGGTCACTGCTGCCACCACCCTACCTGATGGCCGGAACGCAGCTACAATAGATCGCGATCTGGCCGTGCGGGCCTGGGAGCACGCCAGAAGGCGAGCCGAAGATGGTTGCATCGTTCTAGG CTCCCTTCATCAGTCGACTCCCTCGCTTCTCGAGCCGTTTATGACTGCGCTGCCGGTTTCCACACCCCAAATAGCCTTCGCATCTCTGGCAGCACTACGTCCATTCCTCTCTGCAGTGACGGCATTCAATCCATCCTATTCTCTTTATTCGGCCTTCTCTGCCTCCTACACCCTGACTCTGCAAGGCACAGTTGTTGGTCTATCGCTGGCCCTTTCCACATCTGGCATCAATGTGCGCAAGGGTCTCCTTCAGATCCCTGCAGAGGCTGGCTACCGTGCTTTTGATGTCTTTTACTATCTCCTCACCTCAGCGTCTACACCGGCCGAAAGAGAGTTCCTTGATCTTAAGGATTTGTCTCAATATACCATCCTTAACCGATCGGGGACCTATGAACCTCCCTCATACCTCCCCACCGCCGATGATGCGGCGGCAGCTGAGGATTTGCGTGCGAATTTGAAAGCAATTGGGATCAAGGGAGCAGCTTTGCGAGGGCTGATGTCTGTTCTTGCTGGCCTTCTCAAGCTTGGAAACGCTGCTGGGCTTATGGTTGACCAAGAGGAGTTGGAGGAGGTATGTGAGGATGTCGGAGGTCTTCTTGGTCTGGATCCCGAGGTCCTTTTGCAGAAATGTTCTACCGACGAGCGTGAGGTTATGATTGTTGGCGTCTACGAGGCGCTGGTGGATTGGGTCATCGGCAAGGCCAATGAAGCAATCGCATCCGAGATACAGAATGCCCTAGACAATGATTCCAGTACTGGGGGTGCTGGCATTACCCATCATTCCAACGAAGATACTGTCGCCCTGACGATTGTCGATATTCCTCGTCCAACTCTGGGTAAAGCCATTGCAATGCGAGGTGTTTTCGACGACAGTCTCGGTCTCAACGCTGAAATGAAGGAGGATGGAATCGCTCTCCCAGCAGTCGGCCAGTCCGTGATCAGTGAGATGAACAGCGCAGTGGCCCAGGTCGAGCCTGACTTGGGCATAATGACGGGTGCTGCTGGCCGTGATCGCGAGCGTGAGATGGATGTGCGTCAAGGTGTCCTCGAGAAAGTAGGATTAGAAGCCGAGACCGACTCATTCTTGCGCCAACTGCTATTCCCCGTCGAGACCGAAGGCGTGTCTCTCAACAAAAGGGGACGTTTTGATCTCGCCACCACACTGGGTAGCAGTCGTGTCTGGTATCACCTCTCCATACACCCTACAGACGACCTACCTGACCAACTCACATCCAATACCACTGCTTGGTCTGCAGGCGCCGTTTCACGTCAACTGAGAGACTGGCGCTTGCCTGAATGGGCGAACCGGCGTTTGAAACAACTCGATTTCACCGCTGATTTTGATGTGGAAGAATTCGTGGCGCGTTACTCCCGCCTTGGGTGCACTGAAGGCCAGGACGGTGTCGAAAGTTGGATCCTCGAAAGAGGCTGGAGCAATGGCGATGCCTTTGTCGGCCAACAGCGAATTTGGGTGAGGGAAGGTGCATGGTGGGAAGCAGAGTCCATGCTCGATCTCAAGCCAGACCCAATGACTTCCAATCCCTTTGAATATGGGGCCGCCATGTATGAGCCTGGCTACACCCCCGACGTCAACCCGGCCCCCGAGAATGCGATGCTGCTTGGCGGTGATATGATTATGCACAATCCTGGAAGTGTTATCACTCCCAGTGTCATGGCAGGGGCAAAGTCAATTGCCCCTACCGGTATCACACAGACGGGTGGGGGTGACTATGGCCTTGGTCACAAAGGTGATGACAACAAAGGCGACATCGCCTATTATGATGATTATGGCCGCTATATTGGTGATCTTGACCCCGAATTCGGAGACCCAAAGCATATTGAGAAGAAAACCATCTCTGTTGGTCGCAGAGTCTGGGCCGGACTTGTTTGGGCCCTCACGTTCTGGATCCCGTCCTTCGTTCTTCGATACGTCGGACGTATGAAACGTCCAGACGTGCGTTTCGCGTGGCGCGAGAAAGTCGTTCTCGTCGCCATGATTTTGCTGTTCAACGCGATTGTCTGTTTCTACATCATTGCTTTCGGTGATCTCTTATGTCCCAACAAGAACAAGGTTTGGAACGACCAGGAGGTCGGCAGCCATACCCAAGACAACAACTTCTTCGTCAGCATTCACGGCCGCGTTTATGATATCTCCAATTTTTGGAAAATACAACACAGTGACACGAATACCGAGACCACAACCAGCAACATGAAGCCATTCGCGGGCTTGAATCTCGATGCTTACTTTCCACCCCCGCTTACTGAATACTGTAATAACTTTGTCAATGCTGAGAACAACAACCAGTATATTCAGTTGACCTACAACGACTCCAACGCGATTGTGGATTCCACCGCCAACCATGCTTGTGGTCCACGAGTCGCCACGGATCCAACCTCCAAACTTGCCGATATCTCCTGGTATGGTGACACGTTTTTGCCAAAGATCGCCGAATATTACAAGGGCGAGTTGGTCTGGACCAAGGGTACCATGAACAAACAGGCCAACGAGGACGCTCGATATTGGGTCAGCGTCAATGAGAAGATCTACGACCTCACAGATTACTTTCACACTGTCAAGACAATGAACAAGCTCGCCACTTATGACTTCTTGCCGAGTGCTGTGACCGACCTGTTCAAGAACTATCCGGGTCAAGATGTCACAGACAAATGGCTCGACACTGCAGATTTCCGCAAGGCACAGAGATGCCTTGACTTTGTTTTTTACAAGGGCAAGGTTGACTTCCGGGATAGTCCCAAATGTACCGTGAACAACTGGATCCTATTGTCTTTCGCCATCCTCATCTGTGCGGTGATTCTTGTCAAGTTCTTGGCTGCGCTGCAGTTGGGCTCCAAACGTCGACCAGCACCACAAGACAAATTCGTCATTTGCTTGGTGCCCGCGTATACAGAGGGCGAGGACTCCTTACGACAAGGTCTCGATTCCCTGACGGCTCTTCAATATGATAATAAGCGAAAGTTGATTTTTGTCATCTGTGATGGAATGATTGTGGGTGGTGGTAACGACCGTCCAACCCCCAAGATTGTCCTAGATATTCTTGGAGTGGACCCAAAAATCGATCCTCCGGCACTTCCATTCCTCTCAATTGGTCAAGGGAGCGAGCAGCTGAATTACGCGAAAGTATACTCTGGGCTCTACGAGTATGAGGGCAATGTGGTCCCGTATATCGTCGTTGTCAAGGTTGGCAAGGAGTCTGAGCAACGCAAGTCCAAACCTGGCAACCGTGGCAAGCGAGACTCCCAAGTCCTTCTCATGCGATTCTTGAACCGTGTCCACCATCGCGCTCCGATGTCGCCCATGGAGCTGGAAATATTCCACCAGATTAACAATATCATTGGCGTGGACCCTGAACTCTACGAATACTGTCTTATGGTGGATGCCGATACCAGTGTCAAGGAAGACTCGTTGAATCGCCTGGTTGCTGCGTGCGCGGCTGACGCAAAGATTGCGGGCATTTGTGGCGAGACCAgtcttcaaaatgaagagCGCAGTTGGTGGACAATGATCCAGGTTTATGAGTATTATATCTCCCATCATCTGGCTAAGGCTTTTGAATCGCTGTTCGGTAGCGTGACTTGTCTTCCCGGCTG TTTCTCCATGTATCGCCTACGAACTGCTGACAAGGGTCGCCCTCTTATCATTGCCGATAAATTGATCGAAGAATACGCCGATATCGATGTTGACACGCTGCACAAGAAGAATCTCCTCTCACTCGGAGAGGACCGTTTCCTGACAACACTGATGACCAAACATTTCCCAACCATGCGCTACAAGTTCATTCCTGATGCATTTGCGAGTACAGCGGCTCCCGAAACGTGGAGCGTCCTCATGTCCCAGCGTCGTCGTTGGATCAATTCCACTATCCACAATCTTGTCGAGTTGGCTGCTCTTAAAGATTTGTGCGGCTTCTGCTGTTTCAGTATGCGATTTGTCGTGCTGGTGGATCTGCTGGGAACTATCATTCTTCCTGCGACGTGTGTTTACTTGGGTTATCTCGTCTATCGAGTCGCCAGTGGCACGGGTCCTTTCCCCGTCATCTCGATCGTTATGTTGGCGGGTGTTTACGGTCTTCAggcgatcatcttcatcgtcaaaCGTCAATGGCAGCACATTGGATGGATGCTTATCTACCTCGTGGCCTTCCCAATCTACAGTTTTGTTCTACCTCTGTACTCTTTCTGGAGGCAAGATGACTTCACTTGGGGTAACACCCGTGTGGTTATCGGTGAGCAAGGTGACAAGAGAGTCATCGCggtggaagatgaaggctTTGACCCTCGCAGTATTCCTCTGCAGCGGTGGGATGACTACGCATTGGCCAACAACCTCCCCGGCCGTCGTGGCGAGGTCGGGCTGAACCAGGAAAAGGCTTACTACAGTGGCCGTTATATGGATGAGCAAGCCATGGAGATGGACGACATGCATTCGCAATATTCATCGGTAAAACCTGCGTCGACTATTCTGACCGGCTTCCCGGGCCAAGGTCGCCACGCGGGCCCATACATGCCTCCTCAGTCGCCAGCTCCTTTTGCAGGCGCAAACGTGGCCGGGAATCGCAATTCGCAGATGACCAGCATGTCACGCTTGACAGACTATCCTCAAGCGAGCAGTCATTCCGCAACTGCCTCCCGCCATATGTCTGTTGGAAACTTGAGCGCATATCAGGATAATCCCGCCCTTTCATCTCGACACAGCCTTGGCTTGATGCAGAGTAGCGAGAATCTTCTCGCTGCCTCCCGCTCACGTAGTCCACTCAGCCAGTTCCCTTCTCGTCCGGCCAGCACTGCCTTTGATTTCCGTGCTGGTAGTGGACCCGATGAGATTGCCATCACCGAGGCGATCCGCCATTGTCTGTCTGAAGTCGATCTCGACACCGTTACCAAGAAGCAAG TGCGTGTTCTTGTTGAACAGCGTCTGCAGACCTCTCTTTCTGGCGAGAAACGAGCCTTTGTGGATCGTCAGATCGACCACGAGCTTGCCAACATGTAa
- a CDS encoding Cytochrome monooxygenase lcsI: MAVKEILQEVLPLNFATNVRVVLGAAISTVLIYGVVNVVYNLFFSPLAKFPGPKLAACSHVPNFYWLMTGQHHYKMKELHDEYGDVVRVSPTTLVYRSPQAWKDIYGHRKAGQGSFLKDPGTYISGPSGPSIINSNEADHSRERRLLSHAFSEKALRDQEGLVQSYVNLLVERLKEQIDSAPQSTVDLVSWYNFTTFDIIGDLAFGEPFWCLRDSQYHPWVQMVFISTKTSVFLRPGKIYPVLAPFLKKLVPGKLAEMRASHFSLSTEKVRRRLQTKTDRPDFMTYVLRATDERAMTIREMESNAALLILAGSETTATLLSGFTYYMLVHPEVQRKLLEEVRGSFKSFDAITFQAVAQLPYLNAALEETLRMYPPVADIIPRVVPKGGAMVDGQFIPEDTVVTGQFYSSFHAESHFTEPDSFIPERWLEPRDPRFENDTRAVFHPFSLGPRNCLGKNLAYAEMRLITAKMLWSFDMTLQEGAGSWPVQETYNLWEKKPLMVKLARAQKST, encoded by the exons ATGGCGGTCAAAGAAATCTTGCAGGAGGTATTGCCATTGAACTTTGCTACCAACGTCCGCGTGGTGCTCGGTGCTGCCATCTCGACG GTTCTCATCTACGGGGTCGTCAATGTCGTGTACAACCTCTTCTTTAGCCCTCTGGCAAAGTTCCCCGGACCAAAACTAGCCGCATGCAGCCACGTCCCCAACTTTTACTGGCTCATGACTGGCCAGCATCATTACAAGATGAAGGAGCTTCACGATGAATATGGAGACGTGGTGCGGGTGAGCCCGACCACGCTCGTGTATCGCAGCCCCCAGGCATGGAAGGACATTTACGGACACCGCAAGGCCGGCCAAGGATCGTTCCTGAAAGATCCCGGAACTTATATCTCCGGCCCAAGCGGTCCGAGTATTATCAACTCCAATGAAGCCGATCACTCGAGAGAGCGACGATTGCTCTCCCATGCCTTTTCCGAAAAGGCCCTCAGAGACCAGGAGGGCCTGGTCCAGTCCTACGTGAATTTGCTCGTGGAGCGATTGAAAGAGCAAATTGACAGTGCACCCCAATCGACAGTCGACCTCGTCTCCTGGTACAACTTCACCACGTTCGATATCATCGGTGATCTGGCCTTCGGAGAACCATTCTGGTGCCTACGCGACAGCCAGTACCACCCATGGGTGCAAATGGTCTTCATCAGTACCAAAACAAGTGTCTTCCTACGCCCGGGCAAGATATATCCCGTCCTGGCCCCATTCTTGAAGAAACTGGTCCCTGGAAAACTGGCAGAGATGCGCGCCAGTCACTTTTCCTTGAGTACTGAGAAGGTCCGCCGCAGACTACAAACTAAGACAGACCGGCCGGATTTCATGACCTATGTCCTTCGAGCGACCGATGAACGCGCCATGACCATCCGCGAGATGGAAAGCAATGCAGCACTTTTGATCTTGGCCGGTAGCGAAACCACGGCAACCCTTCTCTCCGGCTTCACCTACTATATGCTCGTCCATCCGGAAGTTCAGCGAAAGTTGCTCGAGGAGGTGCGAGGATCATTCAAGTCCTTCGACGCAATCACCTTCCAGGCCGTGGCTCAGCTCCCCTACCTGAATGCAGCTCTCGAGGAGACCCTGCGAATGTATCCTCCCGTTGCAGATATCATCCCCAGAGTGGTGCCCAAGGGAGGCGCCATGGTCGATGGTCAATTCATCCCCGAAGACACCGTCGTCACGGGTCAATTCTATTCATCCTTCCACGCCGAATCTCATTTCACCGAGCCTGACTCGTTCATCCCGGAGCGATGGTTGGAGCCTCGCGATCCACGGTTCGAAAACGACACTCGTGCCGTCTTTCATCCTTTCTCCCTTGGACCGCGTAATTGCTTGGGTAAAAA TCTCGCCTACGCTGAGATGCGACTGATCACAGCCAAAATGTTATGGAGCTTCGACATGACCTTGCAAGAGGGGGCCGGCAGCTGGCCAGTCCAAGAGACTTATAACCTctgggagaagaaaccgCTCATGGTGAAACTGGCGCGTGCGCAAAAGTCAACATGA